AAATCCATCAAGCTACTGCAGTAAATTCAGATGCTATCCAGAGCTGGCAAGGTAATGTCAAGAAAGTTAAACTTGAAGAATGAGAGTTGGATTTCTAAATgagatcaggaaaaaaagaaagcagagttaaTAGGGGAAATCAAGACTGAAACAATCAACATTACAGCAACATTTGGAGGAgagtttaaaaatcaattctttcTGCTTGTTGTAAAATTGTTCTGCCAAAAATGTGACATTGttatataccttttattttttggtttatttaatcTTCTTTAACATAGCCATTGTTAGTTCACAAATCCAATATGTGGGGTTACATTATTGTGAAATAAGACAAAACTGAATGGGTTATACCATCAATACATTTTGCTAATCCTATCCCTTTTATTAAAGACAAAGCATAGTTTGTTATCATTGTCTTGGATTACCtctatttgttatattatttatagTGGTATATACTAAAGGTAGGGAATTTTCTCCCTGGGTCCACTATCTTTGAACTATAACTTAACAAAACATTagcattttgtaattaaaaatagataaagcaatatGTTAGTATAATGTTAGGCAACAATAAAAATTACCCTGTCTGAATgaatgtgtacacatatataaacatgctTTAAGAAGTTACAAAACATTAATATTCTgtgaaattaatatataaataaaatatgacctGGAATGAAATTACCATTAtgtacaaaagaggaaaaaaagcattcTTCCCTTCTCAAACCTATAGACTTTAACAGCTTATAAACTAACATCACATTATATATAGTGTAGAGGTTatttcaaatttagaaaacattaaagaatAGTATGGTCCAACTTCCTACAAAGACAGTACATATTATTAACTTTTTGAAGATATATACTTATTTCAATGTGAGACAACATTCTACTGAACTGCTTCCGAGAAATAGTTGtactttcttttgattattgAGAAAACAATGCAGCtttaacacaataaaatatttgttgtagtatttgaaaatattagaaaataaaatattgtgaagTTATAACATTTTATTCCAAGATATAGAAACTTTTTTAGTATTGTTAATTAAAGAGTGAAAAAATTAGCTTAATATTGTAAAGATTTCACTTTTAAGCacatattttttcctctgtcttcaTTCTCCTTGGCATTCTTTactttccatttctcttatttctcaacTTCTTcctcttagttttcttttctaaCAAGCCTTGCCTTTACTCCATACTGAATATCATTAGCTATCATTGTCTTTcaactttccttcatttccaaaaaACAATGGGTCTTATTAACTTAAAAACTGCCTGAACATTTCCCTCTACCTTTAGTAAATATTTGCTTCTTGAAATATAGCTGTTTTTACCTTACACACGTATGAATATTGTGTATCACCCACTTAAAGATTAGATTCACAGAGAACTGTAGAAATTCACTGGATGACTAATGGCACACTATTCAACAAGCTGATGGAATGACAAAAAATTAATCACATGTCACAATTGGCATTGTAACTGTCCTCTGATTTTCTCGACTAAGGGAATTGGTCAGTGTTTTTTTCAACtgctccatttcttcttcctgacAATTTTGGAGAAATTCTACAGCAACAGAACCTAAGTGCAAATTGAGTGGATCCTCTGACAGGTTGCTTTGTGGCCTCATGTATGTACGTTGCCACTATGTGGCCAGTGGAGACTCCCTGGACAATGACATTAATGAGTGGGCAGTATGGAGATAGGGAGGAGCTGGTTTCCAGGCTCTGTTGCCCATTTAACCTGGGGCACAGGCTGGCGGCCCTGGACTCCCGGTTTAGGTGGTCTGGTCCACCTGGAGCACAGCTGGATGCACGGGTTCCTCATTCGACTGCTCTATCACCTCTGAGGTCAGCATGTAACCACCTTCATAGCACACCTTCTGGGCCTGTTCCAGGGCCACCggctcttcttcttcatcttccacGATTGTCAAGTCAATGTTGCTGTCCATCCCAGAATTATTCCCTCTGAAGGCCCCCTTCTCAGTATCCCCTTCTGTGTTCTTCCCTTCCAGCAGGGAACTGGGGAGGGATGCTTCAGAAAGACCCTCTGCAAGCGAGCCCTCTTCATGGTCATTTGGCATCTGCTCACTGCTTGGCATATCTTCTGACTTGCTCTCATTTTCTGCAGGGCTTTCTCCCTCTCGGACTTTCTTTCGACCAAAAGTGAGGGGAGAAACCTTGAAGGGGGAACTTTTCCCTGAGGATGTTTTCTGGTGATTGGATGTGAGAGATTTCTtaatcttctctctcctctctacaGATACGATCTTGGTCCCCAGCTTGTTCATCTTTTTCTCAATGTTCTGGCGAGAAAAGGCTTTCTTGAGGCTATCTACTTTCTTGAGGctggatctttttattttctctgccctactttcttccatcttttcctCTGCACTGTCTTCCAGGGTCTCCTCCTCATGGGCTAATTCATCATCGGAGGAGAGGTCCACCGTGTGCAAGGTTTCCTCCAGGGTCTTGTTCTCATCAGCAagctcctccttcccttccactGGGCTGGGAACCGGCTCTTTCACAAACACACTGGCAGGGATCTCATTTTCTTCCTGAAAAGATGGACAATGTAGGTTTATGTTAATAGCATATTTCACAAAGGGTCCTAAATGGATGTAATGGGTGTGTCTTTTCTGGGGGATAAAAATGTCAGAAAAGTGGTTGTGGCTTTTGGTTTTCTGGACTGGGGAGCATTCATTCTAAATTGGGCAAGTCCTTTCCCTTAGGCTGGATAAGGCCAAGGTCTGCCTGTTGGGAATAGCATGAGGACAGCTGGCAAAAGCACTATCAGTGGCAGGCAGCAGGGAAGTGGGCTGTGACTCAGATAGACCAGGAAGCTGCCTAGATAAAAGGAGCTAAAGTAAGTACTGTACTgtgaacccagaggccctctcTTTCCTACCCTCTCTCCAAGTCACAGGGCTCAGCTCCTGTCAAAAACCCATTGCAAAAGCCCTGAAGTTGGAGATGAATGATCAAAgatgggggttgggggagaaAGCTGAGAAGTCCTAAAGTGCCAGACACTATGTAAAGTCttgtttccttccctccccagctAGATGTCAGCAGTGAAGTTCTGCTCAGAAGCACACAGGTGTCTTGCTGATGACATCATTTGAGAGTAAGAGGAGCAAGGGCTCAACTTCCTGAGGCCCCTGCTCATGAAGGTCATGAAGCTATGTGTTTTAGGACAGGCTTTGTGGGAGCTCAGGGGTAGGGGAGATACCAGGGTCATTTTTAGAGTTGTGAGGGATTACACTGATAGGCATTGCATATCAAGTCTCTGTTGCTAAATAGTTTCTTTGGGCAAGAAGCCTTTGGCCTTTATCTCTATCTAATAGTAAGGAGAGAAGTTTGGGAAGTTACCCGTCCTCTTCCATATTCCCAGAACATCCCTCTTCTAGTTCCTCACATAGGCAAGATGGCCTTGCAATAATAGTTCAGGATACAAAGTCCAAGGACTTGCTGCCAGAGTGCTGAGCAATGGTGCTTCCATGCTCACCAGGGAGGTTGAATCCttatttttgtggttttctttaaatattagacAATGAGAGCCCTTCAGCCAGGTGCCATGATATTTTCACTGGAAAAAATGGCACGGGATCAGATGTGTGGCAGAAggccccagtctccatctttgcTGTACTGCTAAATGGCTGTGCAGCTTCAGCAAATAACTTAATCTCCTTGGGTCTCAGTTTCTTCCAAATATGAACCAAAAGGATTTGACCTAGATTAGCAGCTTTCAAACTGCACTCCCAGGGGCACCAGGGTTTCTGCAGGAATGTGGGAGGGGGCAAGTCTATTGAGCCCCTTGCCACCCCTGCTGCCATCAGAGCCTCTAGGTGACCTGAATATATCTTGGGCTGCCCAGTAAAATTTCAGTTTGAAAAATAACTGGATTTAGTGGGTTTAAAAGTCTACTTGAGATCTAAACTTCATGCAAAGTTCATGTTCATGGTAACGACTTCTATTCTGGCTTTGTAATTTTGAAACGTGTATAAAATTGCATTATAATTGAAAATATGCTCTGAGTGTGACTATTTTTTAACTTCTCGATATGAAGAGTAAGTGAACAAATTTTTGATATCATAGAGAAACTTAAAACTCTCTCCTTAACTACTGAAGAGCATAATTACAGTACTCTGAAGAGATACAGGTCTTTGCCTTCCCTTATACACACACTCATATGGTATCTTGTTCATTAATGGGTTAGAAACAAAGGAGAAAGTCCTGGGAGAGGTGAAGAGCAAGAAGTCTGTTTAAACAGAGACCATGTGAGAGGGAAGTTATTACACATCCTGTTTCCTAACGCTCTCCTCACACCCTCCCATTTTGTATGTCATGGAAAAAGTTAGGTACACAGTGTGAGAAAAGGTGAAGAGGTGAAAGGAGTTTGGAGTTACTAGGAGTCATTTGTGACCTGGGCTTTTGCAGACAGCCACTTTTCTCTTGCTTCaagctgagttgcttagctttaCTGGAAAGCACTCCCCATGAAGGCAGGAATTTTCATCTCTTATTCCCTGCTGTGTCCTCCACACCCAGAGCTCAACAGGGGCTTGTCCTTGGGTAAGGTGGTTTTCTAAGAAGGTCCCCAGGGGGTGGGAGTGAAGATGGCTATACTGTCCTGTGGGGCTTGAGGACGATCAAATAATGGCCTGACTCTGTGCCAGTTTGCTGGATGCTGGTGTCCCTGGAAAATCAGGAGAAAACAAGGCAGGGCAATGGTTTCCCTTTTAAAAGGAAGGATTTTATTCTCTGTGGGTGAGTATTTCTGAAAGCAGGGAGACAACAGAAATAGCTAGGGCTCTGATGCTTAGTCCAGAAGCAAAATTTCTTCTGGGGTTTGACAAGAGGGTTGGGAAGGTTTGACAGATGTTGCTTGCAGGAAAGGAAGAAACCAAGAGTTCAGTGAAATGTTATTAAAAGTTCTCAGGGAGGAGAGCAAAAACTCAGGCAGAAAACTGTTAAAAATAAGCATTGGTTATCAGAGAAGTGGTACATTTTATATAGCATAATCTTTCAGGGTAATCAAAAGTCGCAAATTGGATAACTTCCCTTTCTTTAACCCTAACTAAAGGTAGGTATATTAATTGTACTTCTAAAAGAATTAAACTACTATTATTTCAGTTTTCCTTAAATTAAGTTTTTGTATTAACCAAACATAGTTTCTATAAGATCTTAAGACTCTTTTGTCTCTATTTTCACCTATCCACTGAGGACAGCT
This window of the Ictidomys tridecemlineatus isolate mIctTri1 chromosome 7, mIctTri1.hap1, whole genome shotgun sequence genome carries:
- the Cavin2 gene encoding caveolae-associated protein 2 gives rise to the protein MGEDAAQAEKFQHPSSDMSQEKPPSPSPIPSSTPSPSLNLGCTEEAIRDNSKVNAVTVHTLLDKLVNMLDTVQENQHKMEQRQISLEGSVKGIQNDLTKLSKYQASTSNTVSKLLEKSRKVSAHTRAVKERMERQCAQVKRLENNHAQLLRRNHFKVLIFQEENEIPASVFVKEPVPSPVEGKEELADENKTLEETLHTVDLSSDDELAHEEETLEDSAEEKMEESRAEKIKRSSLKKVDSLKKAFSRQNIEKKMNKLGTKIVSVERREKIKKSLTSNHQKTSSGKSSPFKVSPLTFGRKKVREGESPAENESKSEDMPSSEQMPNDHEEGSLAEGLSEASLPSSLLEGKNTEGDTEKGAFRGNNSGMDSNIDLTIVEDEEEEPVALEQAQKVCYEGGYMLTSEVIEQSNEEPVHPAVLQVDQTT